GGTAGTTAAGCAAAAATATTTAGAACACTCAGGAACAAAACCCCAATTCCTTATAATTGTTTTAATATAAAGAAatcatttaagtaatgactgATATCAAATGCAATAATGTACTCATTCTAAATAGCATCATTATATAAATCAtaaaaaaacatgctggaaactgAAAATGCTAGCAATACAGAGGATGCTCATGCCGTGGTTCAAATCTGTTGGTTTCTTGACGGGTACGTTGATATTTGGGGCAAAGACCTTCCATCAGAACACAATGCTGGCAGAAATTTGAACCTCTGCTGTTGACCAATGTGTTTTGCCTGCATTTTGTTTGCCAGATGTGCTGCATTTGCAACCCGCTTTGCACCTTCTATTTCATCACATTTTTGTTTGGTGGGCCTCCCCTTGCCTTTTCACCCTACTTATTCATTTGTTCTTTTAACATCGGTCCACTGCCTCACTGCTTATCTTTTGTGTCATCTAACAGTTTTCTATTAAGCAATTTGCAAGCCATTTATTACTACAATTGGCACATCTGGATTCTCTCCTTCATATACAGTTGGAAGCATTTATCCAAATTACTGTTTCAGCACAGCCATGTTAAATTTCACTGTACTGTATCAGTTTCAATGCTGAGTACGGTTTAGTTCAGCATATCATTGGAAACTTTACTGCCCAAAAGGTTTCTGTTTAAAGAACTAATAAATCATGTTGTATGGTTGGTAGTAAATTACTGTATTTCAGTCTGCCAATTAGGAAACCATTTAATACCAAATACCAAAATGAAGTGAAAAAACTTTATGAAATGTAATTTATTACACAAAATGTATACACTAAAATGTCAACTAAAAGCATAAATTCTTAAATATACAATCTTCCTGGAATGCATTTACATACCAAAAAAAGGACAAATTTAGTAACCTTGTCCATCAAGTTTATGGGCTACCTATTCAGAGTTCCTTACATAAAAGGAATATTTTATACATGCAATTATCAACTTATGTATGGAACAAAATTCCACAAGACCGCTCATACACTAGAGATGACAAGGATGGCAGTTCATACAATTGGCAGTCAATGTTCATTGCAGCATCACTGAAGATTTTTCAGAAAACTAAGCAGGGGAAATAAGTCTCCCTCCCCTTTGGTGTCAGCAGCTTTTTACTAAGCAGTCTGGAATACAATTATCTAATCTTCCTCATCACACCCAATCTCAGAACTCTTATCATGGGATTCATCTTCCGCAGCATGTGCAGTCACCTCGGACTCAGCTTCCTGTTCCGACTCGTGGTTGAACTCATCAGCACTCTGTTCAGTTAGCTTCTGTTTGAAATGATATAGAAAAAAAGTTAACTAGAATAAATAAGCACTCAAGACTTCTGCCGAAAGGTCTTCGAtcggaaacattaactctgttttttctccatagatgctgcctgacttgctgagcttctccagcatgttctgttcTTATTTACTCAAGACTTCTGTTGATTAAAAAGGTTTGCACCATTATATTTGCAGCCTCAATTAAATGTAGTGGGCCACTGTGACTTGGTCACAAAACTTGCTGCTGAGTATCTAGGCCACAGTCAACTCCAGTGAGTACAAATAACATTCCATAGCAAAATTATTTTGTTTGCACACAACTCTGCATTTATTGGGATTATTGTGCATCAAACTCAAGTCAGAAAATCTCATTCTAAATACACAATCTGCAATTAGTCACAGGATGccaaattaaaaaacaaatcacAGTAGGTACTGGGTGGTGCAATGAGCCAttggcccttcaccttggttCAAATCTGAttcatcaatggaatgaaaatctctCATCTGTTGGTCCTAAGTGAAATTCATTTTGATCAATATGAGCATTCTTGATCCAGTTACAGGTGAAGCTGGTTCGTCAGTCTCATTCAGGGAGGCCACCAGAATGGCTGGTGTAAGAAATGGAAGTGTCACCTTGGGCAGTAGGTAGAGTAGAGCGTTACTTTGTACCATGCTATATCTGACCTCAGTGCTTGTTCCTGACATTAGGTGCGTGAAATGGAAATATTCCATTCCTCAGCAATAAATTCTGCCCGCAGAATGCGAAACTGACCTGACAAAAGTTAGAAAAAATGCACACAGCTGTGGACAAGGAATAAAATGTTGTATATTACAGGCACTATACATTTGAAACCCAAGTTAGAGACAAAGCAGTTTAGTAGCTACAAGTTCAATTCCAACCTTGACCATGTTTACACTCACGCACTTCAGGTAGGAAGTGGAAAGGGCAAGAAAACTAGTTCTAAATTCTTCTCTTCAAAGTGAATTAAAGGGCTATTTCTGGCCGTTGAGAAAATGAAGAACAGTAATTGAATCACCACCTTCCTCACATAGGAAGTCTTCTCACCTCAATCATATCAGCCATGTACTGCACGTGCTCTGCTAACTCCGCTAGCTCTTGGTTCTCTTTCTGTAATTTCGAAATGTCTTCATCTTTACATTCAATTTCTTTGTGTAGCTGTGGGTTGGGGGTTCAAAAGGTCACATTTTAAACAGTCCCAAATTTTAGTGTTAATCTGAAATGGCTGACTGCACAAAAAGTGCAATCTCAAGAATACATACTCTTTCATTTTCTTGAAGAGCCTGGAACAGGGCTTTTCTTCGCTCTTCTGCCAACTCCTTCCAGTACATGGTACCTGGATTAGCTGTAAAGAATTGCCAGACCCCTCAGGTTAAACTAGAATTTAATGCACCATGCAACATGTTAAAATTCCTCAGGGCattttgattttcaaattaaCAAAACCAGATCAACAGTACTTACCTTTAACTAGAAGTTGATAAGCTTCTTTTGTCATCCCTTGACTTTCTGAATTCTCATTACTGCACTCTGTGCTGCCTTGAGCAATTTGTGTGCGTGATTTCTTACAGCTCTTTGGTTGATCATCATTCCAGTGTTTTCTTTTGGGAGACTGCTTGTGGGACTGCAAAAGGAATGCAAATGATCACCTTGTATCCAgtacttttgcttttaaagatATACTACAGTATGGTAACAAAGGCAATCCAAACATATGAATCATTCTTGAATGTGTTAAAACTGCAATACATGCACGTTTggcccactttttaaaaaaagtcttgcaGGGGGTTATCAGGGCAAAGGATCATATTAATGAAAAATTCTCACCCACCGCTGTGTGCTAATTTTTTTTGCTAGCATGTAATTTACAAGCATACATCGACTATTTCTAGAGCTGCATAAAATGCTCTGGTAAAAAGCAAGATATGAATGCCCAATACAGCTCTGTAGTTCTCAAATAACATCCAACATGCATTAAAGCCTCATTGTGCCCACCTTGTGTTAATGTTAACATTAGACACATGGCTTTAAACATGTTATTGTGctcaccccacccccaaatcAAATATTCCATTTGGTTAGACaattcaaaaagctgtggatgtaaTCCACAGATCTGTCTTTACAAAGCTTCATAAGATTCCTGCTTGTTTCTCTTTATGGCCGCTCTGGTGGAAAGCTAAGGAAACAACCTGATCCCAGGCCTCTTGGTACCTCTCCAAAATGGTGGTAACCCTGGTTGCAAATCACACAGGAGTGCTGTACGTTAGCTTAAATATGTAACCATGCTGTTCCACAGACACTTCCGAATAAGACAAAAAGATTGTGTTGGAGGATCAAATCTTTCACCATGTATTGGTAAAATTTAGAATTTGTTTAGAGCGAGTAACTTTTACCCCATCTTCAGCATATTTTCCAGATTAAATTTTTTCTTCAACTCCAGTTTCCAAAGGAACAGGAATCCTACAAGCTGTGCAAAAATACTTTTGTAAACTAAGCAACATTCAATGGAAATGCAAAGCCACAACTTGTTAAACAGCTCTCTCCAGATCACTATTCAGCAATCCCTGCTGAAAGTACACCTGTGGATATTAGGCAAGGACAAAACTGGGCTGTGACATCCTCCATGATTGAATAGCTACTGACTCACTTtctacactcactcactcagtcctTTGGATAAATTACTGGAGAGCTGTTGTTACTGTGAATCTGCACCTTCAAGGAGGaatggagaaaattggcaaagagaaaataaaattgaTGTGTCATCAGGTTGTAGAGGTGACATTATTTTGTCTTAAGAGTCTACGTAAATCAAACTACCAGGTCTTATCAATTTCTACACCAACACTTTCTATCTGGGCAAACCCCAATTTAATAACAAATAAAGCTGATTGGAGGTTTTGCATTCCATCAAAAAAAGTTCCTCTTTAGTTCAAATTATTTTACACTATTGAAAGCAAATCACATCAACTACTAACTGAACCCAGCAGTTAATCAGCCAAACCTGAATTACCATTGGTTATCTGCAAGTGGGGAAAACTTACATATGATTTACCTCATTTAGCCTGCCAACAAGTTGATTTGAAGTAGCAAGTGGTTGAATTACTTGTAAAGTTCGTCTCGGCGTAGTGCTACTCGTAACTCTGTTGGTAAAGAAGCTCTAAGAGACGGGAAAGGGAAGAAAtgggaaatttttttaaaaattaagcttAAACAGGTTGTCAGTCTGTCATGGTTCTTTGAATACATCTGACAACTTTTGCAGGGCTCAGACAAAGGCTTTCAGCTTTTTTGAACAAATGTAACTCATTTTACTTGTAAGACAAACACAATCCACAATGTTGTTGCATGACATCCACAAATGCCCATCTCAGGGAAAAGAACAACCACTATTAAAACTCCAGCCACTAAAATTTACATTTTAACAAGGACAAATATGCTTGCATCTATATAGAATATTTCACATATCAGGAAGTGCTTCAGAGCCAATGTTCTGTATCCAAAtggaacagccaatttgcacataaggtcccataaacaggggCTGCTGGTTTACTTTATAGATATCCTACTCTCAAAAATGGCAAACATTAGAAACATTCTAGATCGGTAACACGGATTAGCTGtactgcactggatacaacaaaggctatgggccccgacaacatcctggatgTAGTGAtgaacacttgtgctccagaactagccgcgcctctagccaactgttccagtacagctacaacactggcatctacccaacaatgtggaaaattgcccaggtatgtcctgtccacaaaaagcaggacaaatccaatccagccaaattaccaccccatcggtctactctcaatcatcagcaaagtgacggaaggtggcacttactcaccaatgctcagtttgggctccgccaggaccactcggctccagaccccattacaaccttggtccaaacatggacaaaagagctgaattccagagggtgaggagagaacgactgcccttgacatcaagacagcatttgaccaagtgtggcatcaaggagccctagtaaaattgaggtcaatgggaatcaggggaaaactctccagtggctaaagtcatacctagcacaaaggaagatggtagtggttgttggaggccaatcgtctcagccccaggacactgctgcaggagttcctcagggcagtgtcctaggcccaactatcttagctgcttccctccatcataaagtcagaaatggggatattcactgatgattgcagtgttcagttctattcgcaacccctcagataatgaagcagtccatgcccacatacagcaggacctggacaacatccaggcttgggctcataagtggcaagtgacatttgcaccagacaatgaccatctccaacaagagtgtctaaccacctcccatgacattcaacagcattaccatcaccgaaccccccttgggggggggggggggggggcaggcaaagggagggtcaccattgaccagaaacttaactggaccagccacttaaatactgtggctacaagagcagttcactggctgggtattctgcagcgagtaattcacctcctaactccccaaagcctttccacaatctacaaggcacaagtcaggagtgtgatggaatattctccacttacctggatgaatgcagctccaacaacactagaaGCTCAacattatccaggacaaagcagcccgcttgactggcacccatccaccaccctaaacattcactcccttcaccacgcacagtggctgcagtgtgtaccattcacaggatgcactgcagcaactcgccaaggcttctttgacagcacctgccaaacccacgacctctaccatctagaaggacaagagcagcaggcacatgggaacaccaccaccacctgcacgttcccctccaagtcaaccaccacccggacttggaaatatatcaccgttccttcatcatcactgggtcaaaatcctggaacgccctacctaacagcactgtgggagaaccttcaccacacggactgcagtggttcaaggcggcagctcaccactaccttttcaagggcaatcagggatgggcaatcaacgctggccttgccagcaaaacccacatcccaggaacaaataaaacaaaaatctgCAGCACTGAAGAGACTGTGGCCCAATCCCCCACGCCGCAGAGTCCTGGTTTAGCCCTCGTGTgtggggaaggaaggaaaggaatcaAGCCGGATGTGTAGCCACATTGCCATGGTTCAATCTTGGTCAGGAAGCGTTCTCGTGAAAGGCTTTGGAACAGGGTAGCCACATGACTATAGATGCCAAGGGGCCAATGAGACTTTAGCGAAGGAGGGAGAAAATAAGCTTAAAGTTAGAGCGCAAATATCCTCACAAAAAATATCTACTGTATCAGAATACAATATATTTTTAACATTCATCTATGAAATGCTAATAGGCTCCAGGTACAGCCTTCGGTCACCACCATTACGTTACCCAGTGCTACTGAAATATCATGATCAATGCAACATTATGGACTTTTGATGCTTAAAAAATTTGAAGCTGTCAAACACTAAACTAATTTTTCAGTGAAATCTCAGATACCAAAGGCACATTcgaaacattttaaaattgaagtaatTAATATAGCTCTAGTCCAGTAAAGCGATGTACCACTTTACTGGAACTGCACTACTACTTACAGCATAGATCAGATTCATAACACATAGCAAAGTGGCATCTGCAGTGATTCAGGTGGATTTAAAACCTAAAAACCCACAATAAAATAATGGGAATTGGGCTTTTTCTGCTCTACATCATTTTGTAGTGCAATTCCTAATAAAACGTCTAAAGACAGTATCACAAAGGAAAGAggagttggggtgggggaaaAGGAAAATCTCTGAAGATTAATGAAATCAACTCAACTTTTGCAAAACATGTCCTTTGATTTAGAAaataaatgtttccacttgcaacaACCATTACTAGTATGATTCTGACAAATAATATTTACCACTATTAGTCCATCATTCTTAGTTTCCATAATATGGAGGTACATTAATGTTTCATTGTACCCTTTAAATATGAAAACAAGTTCCTTCAACCATGTAACTTTGGGTAGTGGCAAGAAAGATTGCTATAAACAGAAATAATTATGAACCCTTGATCTAACCCAGAGAGCACTCAAGTATTAAAATCTCTCAAATCCTTTGACTTAAATGGTTTTAATACCATAGCAATAAGAACCCTTCACTCAACCTAGCTACATTTCAGCAATCCCAGAGTAACttgtcattttaaaatgatcttcAGATCAACAATACAAACTTGATTTTACTGGCCTGAGCTACACTCTTCAAAACACACTAGCCCCAACAGTTGAAGAGGACCTATCAAGCTATTGTCCTCTGGACTGGAGCCCTGGTTTATCACTTCACCTGACCCAGTACAAATGGCTTTTATTTACTAAAGTTGGAATCCATTCATCTTTCCTAATGATTAATTAAACTTCCACCGTAAAACAGCAAACAAAGGTAGATTAAAGGCATGATTAGGATTGATGCAAGTTGTATTCATGCATTACACTACAAGCGTGGGAAAATAATTTATACTGTACTGTGTACGTGCAGCAATAGAATTCCCACGGTAAAGTTATTTCACTGCAGATTATGACTCCTGTGGTGTAGGACACACCTTACCAAGCGTGGGAAAGTGCTACACAATAGGTTGTAGACATCATTAAAGATTAAACCTTACAGATTAGTTATTTTTCCCAAGGTGAATATATGCCAACAAATGCTGTTTCAGCAGTTAACCCATCACTTATAAAACAGAACCTGGAGTACATAACCTTAGAGCAGTACATATTTTTAAAGTTTTGTACACATTATGCTAGGTTGACTTTTGAAGAGGCTGTATTTAATTCCAGCccttcactgtaaaatccgaacTTAAACTATGGCAACATTCCAGGTGAATTAAAATGGAATTCATTACTAATATTGATTTGCTATTCAGAAGCAGAGAAGTTTCCCAATTAGTTTTCATTTTCATTATGCCTTTCATTTCCATAAACCAGCTTCTCTTGCAGAAATCTATCCAAATCCTTTAAGATAAATATAGTGCTATTGTTGGGAATGCTGGACTTACCTTTATGGTTGATGTGGGTTTATCTGCATCAAATCTGTGCTTCATGTTGGTGGTCATTGTTGGagctgggggaagagaggaaagcaaGTTGAAACCAAGTCAGTCAAAAAACACCAACTTTCAAACAGTACAGGGAAAGTTatgatacattttttttttaaattattttttccccTGCATGACAAACAGAACATACAGGATGGCTAGCCCCTCACAGGTTCTGTTTTGTTTGTAGAATTTCCAAGGTCAGGTGCCAAAACACTTCTGCATTAAGCCTCAGCTACCAGAaccaccccccacacactcaGTAGAGCAGGAGGGGTGCTGGGAGTCGAGGCTAAACAAAGAAACACTGCATTTCAACACAGCCTCATTGATATTAAAATGACAGGCCACATTTAAGAAGCCCAAGGTAAGAATTTATGAAGTGAGATCAGAGGTCTTGCTCCCTCACCCTGGTACACTGATGTATTCCTTCAAATttgttcataatcttaaaaagcaCACTGAAGCCCATTCTCTCATCTAAATGTTATGCGAGATTGACTTTTAAAGAGGCTGCATTAACTCAATCCCTTTACTGTAAAGCCTGAATTTAACTATGGCAAAATTCCAGGTGATTTAAGAATTGTATATTGTAATCTGAATCCCTACAATTGCAGTGATTAAAAATATGGAAGTAAGCTTTTTAAAACTGGCAAGGTTTTGAAGAACATTCACCTTTTCAAGCACTCGCCGCAATCATTCCCCATGTTACATACATAGCTAAACAGGGGCTTGAACACAAGGCAAATaaatgtttattttataatgaagtaGGTTT
This DNA window, taken from Heptranchias perlo isolate sHepPer1 chromosome 2, sHepPer1.hap1, whole genome shotgun sequence, encodes the following:
- the LOC137335903 gene encoding geminin-like, translating into MTTNMKHRFDADKPTSTIKSFFTNRVTSSTTPRRTLQVIQPLATSNQLVGRLNESHKQSPKRKHWNDDQPKSCKKSRTQIAQGSTECSNENSESQGMTKEAYQLLVKANPGTMYWKELAEERRKALFQALQENERLHKEIECKDEDISKLQKENQELAELAEHVQYMADMIEKLTEQSADEFNHESEQEAESEVTAHAAEDESHDKSSEIGCDEED